The Ferrimicrobium acidiphilum DSM 19497 genome has a segment encoding these proteins:
- a CDS encoding MarR family winged helix-turn-helix transcriptional regulator, whose translation MEDALSGDLGFRLSRLVRRLRTDWGGGLLALDLNQPQAAILRALQGRSGLGLRELSRLIGTDPSNLRREIDRLTKRGMLLVVPAERSGLKATLALTKLGEQQTLEVLKLRNDMMAQTFDRLSDSDREALTALVTTLETIVGIPDEASP comes from the coding sequence ATGGAGGATGCACTCTCGGGTGATCTCGGTTTCCGACTCTCGCGGCTCGTACGTAGACTACGAACGGACTGGGGAGGAGGTCTGCTGGCGCTTGATCTAAACCAACCACAAGCGGCGATCTTGCGAGCGTTACAAGGCCGTAGCGGCCTCGGCCTACGAGAACTGAGTCGGCTTATCGGAACAGACCCGTCAAACCTCCGACGAGAGATTGACCGCCTCACCAAGCGTGGAATGCTCCTAGTGGTGCCCGCCGAACGCTCAGGACTAAAAGCGACTCTTGCTCTAACCAAACTTGGTGAGCAACAAACCTTGGAGGTGCTCAAACTCAGGAACGATATGATGGCACAGACCTTCGACCGATTGAGCGACAGCGATCGTGAAGCCCTCACGGCCCTGGTCACAACTCTCGAGACTATCGTAGGTATCCCGGATGAAGCTTCACCATAA
- the aroA gene encoding 3-phosphoshikimate 1-carboxyvinyltransferase encodes MRAQITSTEPFLSGDLQPPPDKSISHRGLLLALLAEGTSRLDNLSSALDVAATGSMVELFGASLETEGSVTLVESPGIAGLREPDGVLDLGNSGTGVRLGIGVATLVHGVSVFTGDDSLRRRPMGRVISPLQELGASIWGRGGDGMLPVAVRGGGLRSGVVHLRVASAQLKSALLFAALGVDGPVSIVEPTLSRPHTEELFALTEVGFDEDVEEQDGSHRVTVSGPTRPSPFSFRIPGDPSAAAFFVVAASCVPGAVLTVEDLYLGPTRAGFLEILAQMGADLVLGDGQVTVQGGSLEGSEIGGRIIPSLIDEIPILSVAAAMADGVTTIRDASELRVKETNRIETTAGFLRAFGVEVMTLPDGLVIHGGLRPGSLRGNRRRVMANLDHRIAMSAAVLGLLAGGVTEIDGVETVATSYPAFFSDLDRLSSATIHLDGAAKP; translated from the coding sequence GTGCGCGCACAGATCACCTCGACGGAACCATTCCTGTCTGGGGATCTTCAGCCTCCTCCCGATAAGTCTATAAGTCACCGTGGACTGTTGCTGGCGCTACTTGCTGAGGGGACTTCACGCCTTGACAACCTCAGCTCGGCGCTCGATGTCGCAGCTACCGGATCGATGGTTGAGCTGTTTGGGGCATCACTCGAGACCGAGGGGTCGGTCACGCTAGTCGAGAGCCCCGGCATTGCCGGCTTACGCGAGCCAGATGGTGTCCTTGACCTTGGAAATTCGGGTACCGGGGTACGTTTGGGCATTGGAGTTGCAACCCTCGTTCATGGAGTGTCGGTCTTTACAGGAGACGATTCCCTGCGACGACGGCCGATGGGGCGCGTTATATCGCCGCTCCAAGAGCTCGGAGCCTCGATATGGGGCCGCGGCGGTGACGGAATGCTCCCGGTAGCTGTTCGAGGTGGCGGGCTAAGGTCGGGCGTTGTTCACCTGCGAGTAGCCTCAGCGCAGCTGAAATCAGCCCTCCTCTTTGCGGCTTTGGGGGTAGACGGACCAGTTAGTATTGTCGAGCCCACGCTGAGCCGGCCGCATACTGAGGAGCTATTTGCGCTCACTGAAGTGGGGTTCGATGAGGACGTCGAGGAGCAGGATGGTTCTCATCGGGTCACCGTTTCCGGTCCTACACGGCCGTCGCCATTTAGCTTCCGGATTCCAGGTGATCCATCGGCGGCTGCTTTTTTCGTGGTAGCCGCTAGCTGTGTTCCGGGTGCGGTCTTGACGGTAGAAGATCTCTATCTTGGCCCTACCCGAGCTGGTTTTCTAGAGATTCTAGCCCAGATGGGAGCCGATCTCGTTCTAGGTGATGGACAGGTCACGGTGCAGGGAGGTTCACTGGAGGGCTCCGAGATTGGTGGTCGAATCATTCCGAGTTTGATCGATGAGATCCCTATTTTGAGCGTCGCTGCCGCCATGGCCGATGGTGTAACCACTATTAGGGACGCCTCTGAACTCCGAGTCAAGGAGACGAATCGTATTGAGACCACGGCAGGCTTTTTACGTGCGTTTGGCGTTGAGGTGATGACGCTGCCGGATGGCTTGGTGATCCACGGTGGCCTCCGCCCAGGATCCTTGCGTGGGAATCGTCGACGAGTGATGGCAAATCTCGATCATAGGATCGCTATGTCTGCGGCGGTGTTGGGGTTGTTGGCAGGTGGCGTCACCGAGATCGATGGTGTCGAGACGGTTGCAACCAGCTATCCGGCTTTCTTCTCCGACCTTGACCGCCTTAGCTCGGCGACCATACATCTGGATGGAGCCGCGAAACCATAG
- the aroH gene encoding chorismate mutase has translation MGVRAVRGATTVEADTVEAIDKNVQELVSAMLERNSIHKDQLISILFTATPDLHAMFPAAAARALGLGDVPLMCAQELSIDGAVALCVRVMMHIEDDRARGEFHHVYLRGAVGLRDDLPD, from the coding sequence ATGGGTGTACGAGCAGTGCGAGGAGCGACGACGGTAGAGGCTGATACCGTCGAGGCTATAGATAAGAATGTTCAGGAGCTCGTTAGTGCGATGCTCGAGCGTAATTCGATCCACAAGGACCAGCTGATCAGTATCTTGTTCACGGCGACTCCGGATCTGCATGCGATGTTTCCTGCAGCGGCGGCAAGAGCCCTTGGACTTGGCGATGTTCCGTTGATGTGTGCGCAGGAGCTCAGCATTGATGGGGCAGTCGCACTCTGCGTGCGTGTAATGATGCATATCGAAGATGACCGGGCCCGAGGCGAGTTCCACCATGTGTACCTTCGCGGAGCGGTTGGTCTCCGCGACGATCTTCCGGACTAA
- a CDS encoding pseudouridine synthase: MLAVRGYGSRRTAEGLIEAGRVTVNGEVARLGCRVIDADSVCVDGAPVGIAESLEYKLLNKPAGVVSTANDPHGRKTVVDLVPSVSRIYPVGRLDAESEGLLILTNDGPFADYLMHPRGGVEKEYLVAIDRRVTPQLLGAMRRGIEVDGDLLVAKRVGQLSSQTLRIVLKQGKNRQIRRMVAACGFEVTRLVRTRIGSLADPSLAPGQSRDISTAELIALRSGGRSIR, from the coding sequence GTGCTTGCCGTACGCGGATATGGGTCAAGGCGAACGGCAGAGGGCTTGATTGAGGCGGGTCGTGTAACCGTCAATGGAGAGGTAGCACGGCTTGGCTGCCGAGTCATCGACGCAGATTCGGTCTGTGTGGATGGAGCCCCGGTGGGGATCGCTGAGTCTCTAGAGTACAAACTACTCAACAAGCCCGCTGGCGTAGTGTCAACCGCGAACGATCCTCACGGTCGCAAAACGGTGGTGGATCTGGTGCCAAGCGTCAGCCGCATCTACCCAGTTGGACGCCTCGATGCTGAGAGCGAGGGCCTGTTGATCCTAACCAATGATGGTCCCTTTGCCGATTACCTGATGCATCCGCGCGGTGGCGTGGAGAAAGAGTACCTGGTTGCAATCGACCGGAGAGTTACTCCACAGCTTCTTGGAGCCATGCGCCGCGGTATCGAGGTCGACGGCGATCTACTGGTTGCTAAACGTGTAGGTCAGCTCTCGAGTCAGACACTACGTATCGTGCTCAAACAAGGCAAGAATCGTCAGATTCGTCGGATGGTGGCAGCCTGTGGGTTTGAAGTGACCCGACTGGTTCGTACGCGAATCGGTTCACTTGCTGATCCGTCGCTGGCACCAGGGCAGTCGAGAGACATCAGCACCGCTGAGTTGATCGCATTGCGTAGCGGAGGACGGTCGATCCGCTAA
- the scpB gene encoding SMC-Scp complex subunit ScpB yields MADGLLAGDSGEVVALATVARTIEGLLSLGIGPIGLTELAEFLELEVSYVEEAIDSLATDLVEHDRATRVVKVANGYALKTAPDLAGVLGRFLSEDQSPTLSAAAMEALAVVAYLQPVSRAQVSEIRGVSSDGVIRLLVDRGLIEGDRRRGRIGEPILFRTTQLFLERFGLDDLTNLPALADFVPSGELVEVLEESRRNR; encoded by the coding sequence TTGGCTGATGGCTTGCTTGCTGGGGATTCCGGTGAGGTGGTCGCACTTGCGACGGTGGCAAGAACAATCGAGGGCCTGCTGTCTCTTGGCATAGGACCCATTGGACTAACCGAATTGGCTGAGTTCCTCGAGTTGGAGGTGAGCTATGTCGAGGAGGCGATCGACTCCCTTGCTACCGATCTCGTTGAGCATGATCGAGCCACCAGGGTGGTCAAAGTGGCCAACGGATATGCACTCAAGACGGCACCCGATCTTGCTGGCGTGTTAGGTCGCTTTCTCTCCGAGGACCAAAGTCCAACTCTGTCAGCGGCGGCGATGGAGGCACTGGCGGTGGTGGCTTACCTGCAGCCGGTCTCTAGGGCACAGGTCTCTGAGATTCGCGGCGTTAGCTCGGACGGAGTGATCCGTCTTTTGGTCGACCGTGGTCTGATCGAGGGCGATCGGCGACGCGGACGCATCGGCGAGCCTATCCTCTTCCGAACTACTCAGCTGTTCTTGGAGCGCTTTGGACTCGATGATCTCACTAACTTGCCTGCACTCGCAGACTTTGTCCCCTCTGGTGAACTGGTTGAGGTGCTCGAGGAGTCACGACGGAACCGGTAG
- a CDS encoding GNAT family N-acetyltransferase, translated as MKRDDELSIEVGEITAEVLDVRARILRAGMDPATAHFPGDENSKSVHAVARLSGQVVGVGSLIPEAIGDRPALRLRGMAVEADFRGQGIGAAILERLLEVSHAWTDEISSTGSGAGECQLIWCLARVGARSLYERHGFVALGAEFVIEGIGAHVQMLRSSL; from the coding sequence ATGAAAAGAGATGACGAGCTTTCGATCGAAGTCGGTGAGATCACTGCCGAGGTGCTTGACGTGCGTGCCCGCATCCTCCGGGCGGGTATGGATCCGGCAACGGCACACTTCCCAGGAGATGAGAATAGCAAATCAGTGCATGCTGTTGCAAGACTCAGTGGCCAGGTGGTTGGTGTTGGTAGCCTCATACCGGAGGCGATCGGGGATCGCCCTGCGCTACGACTTCGTGGCATGGCGGTTGAGGCCGATTTCAGAGGACAAGGGATTGGGGCTGCGATCTTGGAGCGGCTGCTAGAGGTTTCACATGCTTGGACCGATGAGATCTCGTCTACGGGGTCCGGAGCGGGGGAGTGTCAACTGATCTGGTGTCTTGCGCGTGTCGGGGCGCGTAGCCTGTATGAGCGCCATGGTTTTGTCGCCCTTGGAGCTGAGTTTGTGATCGAAGGAATTGGAGCGCACGTGCAGATGTTACGGAGCTCGCTATGA
- a CDS encoding (Fe-S)-binding protein yields MKTVSNDQASDFAAITQLSSACVHCGFCLAACPTYAVTGMENDSPRGRIWLLAEAARSGSVSDVLRVHIDRCIGCEACVPACPSGVRYDELIDIARRVVNVRRPKRELLARSVMTTGFARAHRLARLVAPAQGVARVLDRSSLLSRLPSRLPRSRALVRQATVIAPQASPQVFTSLVPNERARVVLLTGCIASVLFKDVNDATVEVLNAEGISVIVPKDQGCCGALASHAGQRAGAQRSARAVIEALDVTGVDAVITNSAGCGAMMKDYPELLGHEQEVERFSSRVADVLEYLDRMESIADYKSMPRQVLYHDPCHLKFAQAVGSAPSSVIRRIPDIDLRSVGGPNCCGAGGLYSLAQPELARQVGEAKRDAILDAGADLLLSGNPGCAIQLQTLLGDRVEVVHPIVLLARALRQ; encoded by the coding sequence TTGAAGACGGTTAGCAACGATCAAGCCAGCGATTTTGCAGCCATCACCCAGCTCAGCTCTGCCTGTGTGCACTGTGGGTTTTGTTTGGCTGCATGCCCTACCTACGCCGTTACCGGGATGGAGAACGATTCGCCGCGGGGACGAATATGGCTACTTGCCGAGGCGGCGCGTTCTGGGAGTGTATCAGACGTTCTGCGTGTCCATATTGATAGATGTATCGGGTGTGAAGCCTGTGTTCCGGCCTGCCCATCCGGGGTGCGCTACGATGAGCTGATCGATATAGCTCGTCGTGTCGTAAATGTCCGTCGCCCAAAGCGAGAACTTCTTGCTAGATCGGTGATGACGACTGGCTTTGCACGCGCACATCGGTTGGCCCGACTCGTTGCACCTGCCCAGGGGGTAGCTCGTGTGCTAGACCGCTCTTCGCTACTATCTCGCTTGCCCTCTCGTCTACCAAGGTCTCGGGCACTCGTACGACAAGCTACGGTGATTGCTCCGCAAGCGTCACCGCAGGTCTTTACGTCGTTGGTACCCAACGAGCGAGCTCGGGTGGTCTTGCTCACCGGGTGCATCGCGTCAGTGCTCTTCAAGGATGTCAATGATGCGACTGTCGAGGTCTTGAACGCCGAGGGTATCTCGGTTATCGTTCCCAAGGATCAGGGTTGCTGCGGCGCTCTAGCCTCTCACGCTGGTCAACGAGCTGGCGCGCAGCGCTCGGCTCGTGCCGTGATCGAGGCCCTCGACGTGACCGGCGTCGATGCGGTCATAACCAACTCAGCCGGCTGTGGCGCGATGATGAAGGACTATCCGGAGCTCCTCGGGCACGAGCAAGAGGTGGAGAGATTCTCCTCTCGAGTTGCCGATGTCTTGGAGTATCTTGATCGAATGGAGAGCATCGCCGATTATAAGTCGATGCCACGTCAAGTCCTCTATCACGACCCATGCCACTTGAAATTTGCACAAGCCGTTGGTTCAGCACCATCGTCCGTGATTCGTCGGATTCCAGATATCGATCTACGCAGTGTTGGAGGCCCTAATTGCTGTGGTGCGGGTGGCCTCTACTCATTGGCACAACCTGAACTAGCGCGTCAGGTGGGAGAGGCAAAGCGGGATGCAATTCTTGATGCTGGTGCTGATCTACTCCTATCTGGGAACCCTGGATGTGCCATACAGCTACAGACGCTCCTTGGTGATCGAGTCGAGGTGGTTCACCCGATCGTGCTGCTTGCAAGAGCACTTCGGCAATGA
- a CDS encoding FAD-binding oxidoreductase: MVTDVVTPATVEELAEWLSQLDRDRHVLVRGMSTNSLVAGEDHAVVSTLGLVDIEHRVDDFSVSVGSGISWRQLQDQLARAGQRVAVDPPGSGTVGGVVATGARGGLLHRYGGVRDQIIGMTVVLADGTVAHSGGTVIKNVAGYDLAKLLTGARGRFGVIAEVIFRTRPLPESQRTLLIPIDVAEIREVATVLTRAKVEVSALSFAEGFLSCLIEGGEAAIDRRVERLRAAVAISGIEILDDRGSQERWHHLSDLQLPVDGGLVFAFSTRSARMLKLLPRVVTSLASSLVAYVAYVGAGVVDVSVDGADAEKHLRELANIFDAADGSDMDIRVELRARHDRCLYTFPKDVDPHLDSTTGPLGQVGHGSHLSMVATPRSGLVDRISVALDPTGRFSY, encoded by the coding sequence ATGGTAACCGATGTGGTGACACCAGCTACGGTTGAGGAGCTTGCTGAGTGGCTTAGCCAACTCGATCGAGATCGCCACGTGCTAGTTCGTGGCATGTCTACTAACAGCTTGGTAGCAGGCGAGGACCATGCCGTGGTGAGTACCCTCGGTCTGGTCGATATCGAGCATCGGGTAGACGACTTCTCGGTCTCGGTCGGTTCGGGCATCTCCTGGAGGCAGCTCCAGGATCAGCTGGCTCGGGCGGGTCAAAGGGTGGCGGTGGATCCACCTGGTTCAGGTACGGTGGGTGGCGTGGTCGCTACGGGTGCACGAGGAGGACTTCTTCATCGTTATGGGGGCGTTCGTGATCAGATCATTGGGATGACGGTGGTGCTGGCCGATGGCACAGTTGCACACAGTGGCGGCACTGTAATCAAGAACGTGGCCGGATACGACTTGGCAAAGTTGTTAACTGGTGCTCGTGGACGCTTTGGTGTCATAGCTGAGGTGATTTTTCGGACTCGCCCACTACCGGAGAGCCAGCGAACGCTTCTGATTCCGATCGATGTTGCCGAGATTCGAGAGGTGGCCACCGTACTCACCCGGGCCAAGGTCGAGGTAAGTGCGCTCAGTTTTGCGGAGGGTTTTTTGTCCTGCCTAATCGAAGGGGGAGAGGCGGCGATCGACCGAAGAGTGGAGCGATTGAGAGCGGCCGTGGCGATCTCCGGTATCGAGATTCTCGACGATCGTGGATCGCAGGAGCGCTGGCACCACCTATCCGACCTTCAGCTCCCGGTCGACGGTGGCCTCGTATTCGCGTTCTCCACCCGTAGTGCTCGGATGTTGAAGCTGTTACCCAGGGTCGTCACTTCGCTTGCGTCGTCGCTAGTTGCGTATGTCGCCTACGTCGGGGCCGGGGTGGTGGACGTGTCGGTGGATGGCGCGGACGCAGAGAAACATCTTCGTGAGCTAGCGAACATCTTCGATGCAGCCGATGGTAGCGATATGGATATCCGAGTCGAGCTACGCGCTAGGCACGATCGCTGTTTATATACGTTTCCGAAAGATGTCGACCCGCATCTGGATAGTACAACCGGTCCGTTGGGGCAGGTCGGACACGGTAGTCATCTTTCAATGGTGGCGACGCCTAGATCTGGGTTGGTGGATCGAATTTCTGTGGCGCTCGACCCAACCGGGAGGTTCTCGTATTGA
- a CDS encoding FAD-linked oxidase C-terminal domain-containing protein, translating to MTISQIDILVERLRTVVGPTSLILDDVERGAYSCDGLTSHRAVPQIVVVPADREELVAAVRAVIDSNLPWVARGSGTGLSGGALPDEEGVLVVTTRLNNILEVDPFSQIAVVEPGVVNLDLSKAVLGYGLYFAPDPSSQIACSIGGNVAENSGGAHCFKYGFTTNHVLAVEVLLPTGELVWLGSEGMDGPGPDLRGVVIGSEGTLGIVTRVVCRLMPLPEIRRTLVAYFDSVDAAARAVSDVVARGITPAAIEMMDHLAIVACELATGAGLDTSAESCLLLELDGESDEVADEFQAVRKVMSLHGSLHVWEAMNEDERALMWLARKAAFAAAGRVAPAYIVQDGVVPRSALPRVLERIGRLSKESGLAILNVFHAGDGNLHPLVTYDPAIEGQEEMAEEVAAKILTLCLDEGGSLTGEHGIGVDKVCHMPDMFSDSDLDTFSRLRSAFDPKGLCNRGKLLPTPRLCGERPGRYQPHPLEQAGLGERW from the coding sequence GTGACGATTTCGCAGATCGACATCCTCGTCGAAAGGCTCCGCACCGTTGTCGGCCCGACGTCACTCATCTTAGATGACGTTGAGCGTGGAGCCTATAGCTGTGATGGGCTCACCAGCCATCGTGCCGTACCTCAGATAGTGGTGGTACCGGCGGATCGCGAAGAGCTGGTGGCGGCGGTGCGCGCCGTGATAGATTCCAATCTTCCCTGGGTAGCCAGAGGGTCAGGTACTGGCCTTTCCGGTGGAGCCCTTCCTGACGAGGAGGGGGTGCTGGTGGTGACGACCAGGCTCAACAACATTCTCGAGGTGGATCCGTTTTCACAGATTGCTGTCGTCGAGCCAGGAGTGGTAAACCTCGACCTCTCCAAGGCCGTCTTGGGCTATGGTCTCTATTTTGCTCCTGATCCATCCTCTCAGATCGCTTGTAGCATCGGTGGTAACGTAGCTGAGAACTCCGGGGGTGCACACTGCTTCAAGTATGGTTTTACCACTAATCACGTGCTGGCAGTGGAGGTTTTGTTGCCGACTGGGGAGCTTGTATGGCTGGGTAGTGAAGGTATGGATGGACCCGGACCCGACCTTCGGGGAGTGGTGATCGGCTCTGAGGGGACACTCGGGATCGTGACTAGAGTCGTCTGTCGGCTGATGCCGCTGCCCGAGATCCGTCGTACGCTGGTGGCCTACTTTGATTCGGTCGACGCCGCTGCTCGCGCCGTGAGTGATGTCGTCGCTCGTGGTATCACCCCTGCTGCTATCGAGATGATGGATCACCTCGCAATAGTCGCATGTGAGCTTGCGACTGGGGCTGGTCTCGACACCTCAGCCGAGAGCTGCCTACTGCTAGAGCTAGATGGTGAGTCCGACGAGGTTGCCGATGAGTTTCAAGCGGTGCGCAAGGTGATGAGTTTGCACGGCTCGTTGCACGTCTGGGAGGCGATGAACGAGGATGAACGTGCCCTGATGTGGCTAGCCAGAAAGGCTGCTTTTGCCGCTGCTGGCAGGGTTGCGCCGGCCTACATCGTCCAAGATGGTGTTGTGCCGCGCTCCGCGTTACCGCGCGTACTCGAACGGATCGGCAGACTGAGCAAGGAGTCAGGCCTCGCGATCCTCAACGTGTTTCATGCTGGCGACGGTAATCTGCACCCACTCGTGACCTATGATCCGGCGATTGAGGGGCAGGAGGAGATGGCTGAGGAGGTCGCTGCGAAAATCTTGACCCTCTGCCTTGATGAGGGCGGATCGTTGACTGGCGAACATGGCATAGGCGTCGACAAGGTCTGTCACATGCCGGATATGTTCTCAGATAGTGATTTAGACACCTTTTCACGGCTGCGAAGTGCGTTTGATCCGAAGGGATTGTGCAACAGGGGCAAGTTGTTGCCGACCCCAAGACTCTGTGGTGAGCGTCCTGGACGTTACCAACCACATCCACTAGAGCAGGCTGGGTTGGGTGAGAGATGGTAA